DNA sequence from the Gammaproteobacteria bacterium genome:
TTTCTGGAACGCGGTTTTCACGAGGGCACGATAAAGACCCTGCCGCTCAAGCGGCGCGACTTGTACAACTATCAGCGCAACTCGAAGATTTTCTACAAAGCTCTAATAAAAGACGATCTATCGAAAAGCTGATCAACGCCCGCGTTCGACGTCTGCCGGCTAACAGAGCGCACGCTGCGGACCAGCGCATGCGCTAATCCGGGCGCTTGCGCGCGAGCGTCAACCCGTCGCCGATAGGCACCAGGCTTATCGAGACGCGCTTATCGTCGTAGAGCCGCTCGTTGAAGCGCCGGATCGCCTCGGTTTCGGAATCCGTTTTGTCGGACTCTGCGACCGAACCGCCCCACAAGGTGTTGTCCACCGCGACGAGACCGCCCGGACGCATTAACTCCAGGCAGCGTTCGTAATAATGCTGATAATTCTCCTTGTCCGCGTCGATAAACGCGAAGTCGAAAGTCCCGGCCGCGGCTTGCGCCAGCAGCGCATCCAGTGTCTCAAGCGCCGGGCGCAGGCGCAGATCGATTCTGTCCGCAATCCCCGCTTCCGTCCAGTAGCGTCGCGCGATGTCCGTCCATTCCACGCTGGTATCGCAGCAGATCAGCCGCCCGTCAGCGGGCATCGCCCTGGCCACCCACAGCGCGCTGTAACCGGTGTAGGTACCGATCTCGATTGCGCGCCGCGCGCCCAGTAATTTCACCAGCAGCGTCATAAACTGCCCCTGCTCCGGCGCAATCTGCATGCCGCCGGACGAATCCTGGGCCGTCTCCTCGCGCAGCCGCGCGAGCAGCGGCGGCTCACGCACGGACACAGCCAGCAGATATTCGTAAATGCGGTCGTTGATTTCGATGGTGCGGTTGGACATCACTCTCCCAGGGGGATACGAGGTTACTTCAGTACGGAAATATGGCGTTGCTCCCGCGCAATGGCACGTAGGCAGCACGATCGTGCGCGGTGAGCGCCAAGCTGCGGGCGCTAGGATCGCGCGCCCTGTCGGCCAGCGCAAGGCATGACAATGCGTTTATCCCGGCAGGCGCCGGGCCCGCAATGCCAAGGCGTCGGGATGCCATTCTTTTGTTGTGGGTTACAAACACGGATAACGCGTTCTAGAATGTCTCGCCATGCGAAGTGATTGGGAAGAATCGTTCCGCCGCCAGATCAGCCTGCCGGACGATAATGTGGATCTGCTGCGCGCGGCCCTGTTGATCGGCGCGGATGAGTATCTCAATCTGGATGTGGCGCACCATGTGGCCACGCTCGACGCCTGGGCACAAGAGATCGGCGGGCGCGTGGCACCGGGGACGGATGAGCAGATTCGGATTAGGCAACTGAACAAATTCCTGTTCGGTGAACTGGGTTTCAGCGGCAACACCGGCGAGTATTACGACCCGCGCAACAGTTACATAAACGAGGTGCTGGAGCGGCGTCGCGGGATACCCATTTCGCTGTCGTTAGTTTACATGGAACTGGGCCGTCGCTTAGGTCTTGATCTGGTGGGCGTATCCTTCCCCGGACACTTCCTGGTGAAACTGCCGTATGGTGATGGCGAGGTGGTGATCGACCCCTATAACCGCGGCATCTCGCTGAGCGCGGAAGATCTCACCAACCGTCTGCGGGGCGTGTTCGACGTGGATATCGAGTCGCCAGCGCCATTTCTCGCCGCCGCCTCGAACAAGCATATCCTCATCAGGATGCTGGCCAATTTGAAAGGGATTTATCAGCAACAGGGCAAGGCGACCAAAATCATCGCCATCATCACCAAGATACTGTTGGTCGATCCTGACCGGGTCAGCGAATACCGCGAGCGCGGTCTGATGTTCAACGCCCTGGAGTGTTACAACGCCGCGCTCAAGGATTTGCAATATTATCTTAACCACGCGCCCGACGATGAAGACACCGGCGACGTGCGCCAACTGGTGTTTCGCTTGCAGGAGCATCATAGTCGGCTGAATTGATCCGCCGGCGGCAGCCTGGGGCCGTGACCGCGGAACCGCGGCCGCGACTTGAGCATAAATCCGGTCAAATCTGGTTGCGGGGCCGGCAAATTACTCGAACAAGGCCCTTGAAATGCATGACCGACCCTGACGAACGTCTGCTGTGTTTGCGTGCCTGGTTGCGCACGCACGACGAAGTCGCCGCCTGCGAGCTTACGGCCGCCTCCGGCGACGCCAGTTTCCGGCGTTATTACCGGGCGCGCGTCGGTGACAAAAGCTTCATCGTTATGGACGCACCGCCGGACAAGGAAGACTGCCGGCCGTTTATAAAAGTCGCAGCGCTGCTGCGCGTTGCGGGCCTGCACGCGCCGCGGATACTGGCGCAGGATCTTGAAAAGGGCTTTCTGCTGTTGACCGATCTGGGCATGCAAACCTACCTGGACGTGCTCACGCCGGACAACGCCGATGGATTATTCCAGGACGCAATAGCCGCTTTGATCCGCTGGCAGGTCGCCTCGAAAATCGGCGTTTTGCCGGCTTATGACCACACGCTGCTGGCGCGCGAACTGAATCTGTTCACGCAATGGTATCTGCCAAAGCACCTGGGCGTCGTGTTGAACGCCGAATCTCAGTTTCTGTGGGAACAGGTATGTGCTCTGCTGATCGAGTCCGCGCTGTCGCAGGCGTGCGTGTACGTGCACCGCGATTACATGCCGCGCAATCTGATGGTGTCCGATCCCAATCCTGGCGTGCTGGATTTTCAGGACGCGGTGTTCGGTCCCGTGACTTATGACGCGGTATGCCTGTTTAAGGACGCGTTTATTTCGTGGCCCGAAGCGCGCGTGGACCAGTGGTCGCGACAATACTGGGAGCGTGCGCGTGCCGCCGTCCTGCCGGTACACGACTCGTTTGCCGACTTCCGGCGCGCCTTCGACTGGATGGGCCTGCAACGGCATCTGAAGGTGCTCGGCATCTTCTCGCGCCTCACGCATCGCGACGGCAAGCCCGGCTACGCCCGCGACACGCCCCGCTTCGTGCGTTATGTGACGACGATCGCCGCCCGCTACGACGAACTGGCGCCGCTCGCACGCCTGTTCGAGCAGCACGTTTTGCCGCGCGTCTCCCTGTGAAGGCGATGATTCTTGCCGCCGGGCGAGGCGAACGCATGCGTCCATTTACCGACCACACGCCCAAGCCGCTACTCAAGGCGGGCGGCAAGACGCTGATCGAACATCACCTGCAGAGCCTGGCGGCTGCGGGTGTGCGTGAAGTGGTGATCAATCTCGCGCATCTCGGCCATCAGATCCAGGCGAAACTCGGCGACGGTAGCCGCTTCGGTCTCGCCATTCGCTACTCAGACGAGGGCGAGCGCGCACTGGAGACCGGCGGCGGCATCTTCAAGGCGTTGCCGCTATTGGGAGACGGCAGTTTTCTGGTGATCAACGGCGATGTCTGGTGCGATTATCCGTTCCGGCGTCTGGCGCTGGCACACGGCGATCTTGCGCATCTGGTGCTGGTCGATAATCCGGCGCATCACGCGCAGGGCGATTTTTTTCTGGAGGCGGGGCGGCTCAGCCCGACGCATGGCGAGAAACTCACCTTCAGCGGCATCGGTTATTACACACCAGCGCTGTTCGATGACTGCCGGGCGTGCGCGTTTGCGCTGGCCCCGTTATTGCGCCGCGCTGCCGAAGAGGACAAGGTCAGCGCCGAGCACTATCGCGGCGACTGGCTGGACGTCGGCACACCGGAACGCCTGCAGGCGCTGGATGCGCGCCTGCGCGCCACCGCTCGTTCCCGACCGGACTAAAAACTCAAGTGGGACAGGAAATAGAATCCAGCCGCTTTACGGTGCGCGATTTCAAGGAGTTCGCTAGACGCGTCCAACTCGAAACCGAGCTGTTGATCGCCCAGGCGCACGCGGGCGCATTGTCCCTCAAGGGGCCGGTCGCAGGGTTCGAACTGGAAGCATGGCTGGTGGACAGGAGGCTTGAGCCGGCGCCGGTCAACGAAGCCGTGCTCAAGACCATGGCGGACCCGCTCGCGACCTTGGAACTGGCGAAATTCAATATCGAACTCAACGTGGAGCCGGAGCTACTGATGGGCCGCGCGCTGAGCGGTCTGGAAGCCGCGCTCAAACGGACCTGGGCAGGCGCGCACGACGCCGCCCGCCAGCATGGCGCCGACCTGCTGACCATCGGCATCCTGCCGACCTTGCGCGCCGAGCATTTAAGCCTCGCTAACATGTCGGGCCTCAAACGTTACCGGGCGCTCAACCGACAGGTGCTGCGCGCGCGCGACGGGCGGCCGCTCAAGCTCGACATCGTGGGCCATCAGCATCTCAAGTACGAACACAACAATATTTTGCTGGAATCCGCCACCGCGTCGTTCCAGATCCATCTGCAGACGCCGTTTAATCGCGCGCAACGGCTTTACAACGCGGCCATAGCCGTCTCCGCACCGATGGTCGCGGTCGGCGCCAACGCGCCTTATCTGTTCGGGCAGGATCTGTGGAGCGAAACCCGCGTACCGCTGTTCGAGCAATCGGTCGAGGTCGGCGGTTTTAAGGATGTCGCGCAGGGACCGGTGCGGCGCGTGAGTTTCGGCTCGGGTTATGCGATCGACTCCATCATCGAATGTTTTACCGAGAATCTTGAATATTTTCCCGTGCTGCTGCCGATGCTCAGCGACGATCCTCCCGACAGATTTTCGCACCTGCGCCTGCACAACGGCACGATCTGGCGCTGGAACCGGCCGTTGATCGGGTTCGATGCGGACGGCGCGCCGCACGTACGAATCGAGCACCGCGTACTGGCCGGCTGCCCCACCATCGCCGACGCGGTAGCCGACGCGGCGTTTTTTTACGGACTCACCGAAAGCCTGTGCGCGCCGGATGTGCGCCTGGAGGCGCTACTGCCTTTCGCGCAGGCCAAGGACAATTTCTACCAAGCCGCACGCTTCGGTCTCAGTGCCAGCGTGAGCTGGCTGGACGGCAAAAAGACCGGCATCCGCGCGCTGTTGTTGAACGAACTGCTGCCGCTCGCGCGCCGCGGTTTACATTCCATCGGCATAGAACCGACCGAGTGCGAACATTATCTCGGCGTGGTTATGCAACGAGTGGAACAAAGCCGCAACGGCGCCTGCTGGCAACGGGCGTTCGTGGCGCGTCACGGGCCGGACATGCGGGCGCTGACGGCGGCGTATATCGACCGACAGCGGCGCGGCGAGCCGGTGCACACTTGGGATGACTGAGCGCATGCTGACCGAACTGGACGATCTCCCGGAAGGCTTGCTGGACCTCCCGGCCCATCGCCTGCACGAAGTTCTGAAAGGCCCCACGCTTATCCATCTGCCCGGACGCCGCAAGCCGCCGCTGTTCGTCTCGGTTTTACTGCATGGCAACGAGGATGTCGGCCTGAAGGCGGTGCAAACCTTGCTGCGACGCATCGAGGCGTTGCCACGCGCCTTGTCGATCTTCATCGGCAATGTCGGTGCGGCCCGTCACGGCGCGCGGTTTATGCCGGATCAGCCGGACTTCAACCGCGTGTGGCCGGGCGGGGATTTTGCGGATTCATGGGAGGCGCGCACGCTGGCGGAAGTGGTCGGAATCATGGCGGCGCGCGGCGTATTCGCAAGTGTGGACATCCACAACAACACCGGTCTGAATCCGCACTACGCCTGCATCAACCGGCTGGACCACCGTTTCCTGCAACTGGCGCTGCTGTTCAGCCGCACCGTGGTCTACTTCGTCCAGCCCAAAGGCGTACAGTCGATGGCGTTTGCCGGGCTGTGCCCGGCCACCACGCTGGAATGCGGTAAACCGGGCTACGCACGCGGCGAGCAGCACGCAACCAATTATCTGGAGGCCTGTCTGCGGCTGGCCGAGTTGCCGACGCATCCGGTGGTGGAGCAGGATATCGACCTGTTCCACACCGTCGCGGTGGTAAAGCTGCTGCCGGAGGCAAGCTTCAGCTTTGGCGGCGACGCGGCTGAAGTCCGTTTCGATAACGATCTGGACAGGTTCAATTTCCACGAACTGCCGGCGGGCACCGTGCTTGCCGAAATAGCCGCCGATGGCCCCGTACGCCTGTCCGTGACCGATGAGCGGGGCGAAGACGTGACGCGCCGGTACTTCGTCAACCAGGAAGGGCGGCTGACCTTGAAAAAGTCCGTAATGCCTTCGATGCTAACCCTGGACGAAGAAATCGTGCGCCAGGACTGCCTGTGCTACCTGATGGAAAGAGTCGCAATCCCGCAATAACCCGCGCAATCCGGAGATGTCGAAAACGGGCATCTTTCCGTTACGTGGGCGGGAAGGTCGCATCGGCCGCTTCCTTATGAACAGGGTGCTGGCATCAGAGACCTGTCGTGAACCGCGATTGTAGGAAAAGAGCCAAATGCCTATACGCTGCAGGTGGCGCGTGGATCGCCCAGTGCGTAAACCATCTCCGCGACCAAAGGGAGGTG
Encoded proteins:
- a CDS encoding glutamate--cysteine ligase produces the protein MGQEIESSRFTVRDFKEFARRVQLETELLIAQAHAGALSLKGPVAGFELEAWLVDRRLEPAPVNEAVLKTMADPLATLELAKFNIELNVEPELLMGRALSGLEAALKRTWAGAHDAARQHGADLLTIGILPTLRAEHLSLANMSGLKRYRALNRQVLRARDGRPLKLDIVGHQHLKYEHNNILLESATASFQIHLQTPFNRAQRLYNAAIAVSAPMVAVGANAPYLFGQDLWSETRVPLFEQSVEVGGFKDVAQGPVRRVSFGSGYAIDSIIECFTENLEYFPVLLPMLSDDPPDRFSHLRLHNGTIWRWNRPLIGFDADGAPHVRIEHRVLAGCPTIADAVADAAFFYGLTESLCAPDVRLEALLPFAQAKDNFYQAARFGLSASVSWLDGKKTGIRALLLNELLPLARRGLHSIGIEPTECEHYLGVVMQRVEQSRNGACWQRAFVARHGPDMRALTAAYIDRQRRGEPVHTWDD
- a CDS encoding nucleotidyltransferase family protein encodes the protein MKAMILAAGRGERMRPFTDHTPKPLLKAGGKTLIEHHLQSLAAAGVREVVINLAHLGHQIQAKLGDGSRFGLAIRYSDEGERALETGGGIFKALPLLGDGSFLVINGDVWCDYPFRRLALAHGDLAHLVLVDNPAHHAQGDFFLEAGRLSPTHGEKLTFSGIGYYTPALFDDCRACAFALAPLLRRAAEEDKVSAEHYRGDWLDVGTPERLQALDARLRATARSRPD
- a CDS encoding class I SAM-dependent methyltransferase, encoding MSNRTIEINDRIYEYLLAVSVREPPLLARLREETAQDSSGGMQIAPEQGQFMTLLVKLLGARRAIEIGTYTGYSALWVARAMPADGRLICCDTSVEWTDIARRYWTEAGIADRIDLRLRPALETLDALLAQAAAGTFDFAFIDADKENYQHYYERCLELMRPGGLVAVDNTLWGGSVAESDKTDSETEAIRRFNERLYDDKRVSISLVPIGDGLTLARKRPD
- a CDS encoding tetratricopeptide repeat protein: MRSDWEESFRRQISLPDDNVDLLRAALLIGADEYLNLDVAHHVATLDAWAQEIGGRVAPGTDEQIRIRQLNKFLFGELGFSGNTGEYYDPRNSYINEVLERRRGIPISLSLVYMELGRRLGLDLVGVSFPGHFLVKLPYGDGEVVIDPYNRGISLSAEDLTNRLRGVFDVDIESPAPFLAAASNKHILIRMLANLKGIYQQQGKATKIIAIITKILLVDPDRVSEYRERGLMFNALECYNAALKDLQYYLNHAPDDEDTGDVRQLVFRLQEHHSRLN
- a CDS encoding succinylglutamate desuccinylase/aspartoacylase family protein; translation: MLTELDDLPEGLLDLPAHRLHEVLKGPTLIHLPGRRKPPLFVSVLLHGNEDVGLKAVQTLLRRIEALPRALSIFIGNVGAARHGARFMPDQPDFNRVWPGGDFADSWEARTLAEVVGIMAARGVFASVDIHNNTGLNPHYACINRLDHRFLQLALLFSRTVVYFVQPKGVQSMAFAGLCPATTLECGKPGYARGEQHATNYLEACLRLAELPTHPVVEQDIDLFHTVAVVKLLPEASFSFGGDAAEVRFDNDLDRFNFHELPAGTVLAEIAADGPVRLSVTDERGEDVTRRYFVNQEGRLTLKKSVMPSMLTLDEEIVRQDCLCYLMERVAIPQ
- a CDS encoding phosphotransferase encodes the protein MTDPDERLLCLRAWLRTHDEVAACELTAASGDASFRRYYRARVGDKSFIVMDAPPDKEDCRPFIKVAALLRVAGLHAPRILAQDLEKGFLLLTDLGMQTYLDVLTPDNADGLFQDAIAALIRWQVASKIGVLPAYDHTLLARELNLFTQWYLPKHLGVVLNAESQFLWEQVCALLIESALSQACVYVHRDYMPRNLMVSDPNPGVLDFQDAVFGPVTYDAVCLFKDAFISWPEARVDQWSRQYWERARAAVLPVHDSFADFRRAFDWMGLQRHLKVLGIFSRLTHRDGKPGYARDTPRFVRYVTTIAARYDELAPLARLFEQHVLPRVSL